One genomic segment of [Pasteurella] aerogenes includes these proteins:
- the rbsA2_2 gene encoding ribose import ATP-binding protein RbsA-2 — MAFITMNNISKTFHGVKALNNVTLDLSYGEALCLAGQNGCGKSTLIKILSGVYQPDDGAQIQIGASQYTKLTPEQSIRKGIQVIYQDLALFPNLTVSENITINAYRKLGVVNHQNLKKEAKLAIESINANLDLDAVVETLPIAQQQLVAICRALAQNAKLLIMDEPTASLTAKEVNDLLNVVIKLKSKGISIIFVSHKLAEVMKVSDNVLVLKDGNMVGKYPIAEVDEKRLGFLMTGLEITPKKLNKVNLSNQPNVLEVRNLSLTSQYKNINFSLKKGEIIALTGLLGSGRTELCLSLFGITYPTSGDILLNGKKIKFKNNRDAIKNGIAYVSEDRLTTGLIMQESIHNNIISTIFNKIANKINLINKTISYQKSNQLIQSLKIKASNSDLPVNTLSGGNAQRVSIAKWLAISPQIIILDSPTIGVDIANKEEIFNIIKELIIKGISVIFVTDEIEEAYYNSHRILIMKKGTITHELYPSECSEKDVEEAIYENH; from the coding sequence ATGGCTTTTATTACGATGAATAACATTAGTAAAACTTTCCATGGAGTGAAAGCGTTAAATAATGTCACTCTAGATCTAAGTTATGGAGAAGCACTTTGTTTAGCCGGACAAAATGGATGTGGTAAATCTACACTTATTAAAATATTATCCGGTGTTTATCAACCTGATGATGGTGCTCAAATTCAAATTGGTGCAAGCCAATATACTAAACTTACACCTGAACAATCAATCCGTAAAGGGATACAAGTTATTTATCAGGATCTTGCCTTATTCCCTAATTTAACCGTAAGCGAAAACATAACAATCAACGCCTATCGAAAATTAGGCGTAGTTAATCATCAAAACCTAAAAAAAGAAGCGAAATTAGCAATTGAAAGCATTAATGCAAATTTAGACCTTGATGCTGTAGTAGAGACTTTACCGATAGCACAACAACAGCTTGTTGCTATCTGCCGAGCACTTGCTCAAAATGCAAAATTACTCATTATGGATGAACCAACAGCATCTCTTACCGCAAAAGAGGTTAACGATTTACTGAATGTTGTCATCAAACTTAAAAGCAAAGGGATCAGTATCATTTTTGTTAGCCATAAATTGGCTGAAGTAATGAAAGTTTCAGATAACGTACTTGTATTAAAAGATGGTAATATGGTAGGGAAATACCCTATAGCGGAAGTTGACGAAAAAAGACTAGGTTTTCTAATGACCGGATTAGAAATAACCCCCAAAAAGCTAAACAAAGTAAATTTATCAAATCAACCTAACGTACTAGAAGTAAGAAATTTATCTCTAACATCCCAATATAAAAATATCAATTTTTCACTCAAAAAAGGCGAAATCATTGCGCTAACTGGATTATTAGGATCTGGTAGAACAGAATTATGCTTAAGCTTATTCGGTATAACCTATCCTACATCAGGCGATATATTATTAAATGGTAAAAAAATTAAATTTAAAAATAACCGAGATGCAATAAAAAATGGAATTGCTTATGTTTCCGAGGATCGCCTCACAACTGGTTTAATCATGCAAGAAAGTATTCATAACAATATTATTTCTACTATTTTTAATAAAATAGCAAACAAGATTAACCTAATTAATAAAACTATCTCTTATCAAAAAAGTAATCAGTTAATTCAATCACTAAAAATTAAAGCCAGCAATTCAGATTTACCCGTGAATACACTATCCGGTGGTAATGCTCAACGAGTATCTATTGCAAAATGGTTAGCAATTTCACCTCAAATTATCATTTTAGATTCCCCTACAATTGGAGTTGACATCGCCAATAAAGAAGAAATATTCAATATTATAAAAGAATTAATTATAAAAGGAATTTCTGTTATTTTTGTTACAGATGAAATTGAAGAAGCCTATTACAATAGTCATCGAATATTGATTATGAAAAAAGGAACAATTACTCACGAACTATATCCATCTGAATGTTCTGAAAAAGATGTAGAGGAGGCTATTTATGAAAATCACTAG
- the nadR gene encoding transcriptional regulator NadR yields the protein MSAFAYLQQKRKQLNLKVNDVCQQANITRAYFNQLVSGKIKNPSATKLKALHKALQIVEQEDKKVGVIFGKFYPVHTGHINMIYEAFSKVDEIHVIVCSDTDRDLKLFYDSKMKSMPTEQDRLRWMQQIFKYQQDKIFIHHLVEDGLPSYPNGWEAWAERVKTLFKEKNFTPTIVFSSEIQDKAPYEKYLNLEVELVDPERRFFNVSATKIRNNPFHYWKFIPKEVRPFFAKTIAILGGESSGKSVLVNKLSSVFNTTSAWEYGREFVFEKLGGDEQAMQYSDYPQMALGHQRYIDYAVRHATKIAFVDTDFITTQAFCIQYEGKAHPFLDSMIKEYPFDVTILLNNNTKWVDDGLRRLGNTKQRQRFQGLLKKLLDKHNIPYIEIESPSYLERYNQVKAIVEKILNEEELPELHAEHKIEE from the coding sequence ATGTCAGCTTTTGCTTATTTGCAACAAAAACGCAAGCAATTAAATTTAAAAGTCAATGATGTTTGCCAACAAGCGAATATTACGCGCGCCTATTTTAACCAATTAGTCAGCGGAAAAATTAAAAATCCAAGCGCAACAAAACTAAAAGCCTTACATAAAGCGCTACAAATCGTCGAACAAGAAGATAAAAAAGTCGGCGTGATTTTTGGTAAATTTTATCCGGTGCATACCGGTCATATTAATATGATTTATGAAGCATTCAGTAAAGTGGACGAAATTCATGTTATCGTATGTAGTGATACGGATCGGGATTTAAAACTGTTTTATGACAGCAAAATGAAAAGTATGCCGACCGAGCAAGATCGCTTGCGTTGGATGCAACAAATATTTAAATATCAACAAGATAAGATCTTTATTCACCACCTTGTCGAAGACGGGTTACCAAGTTATCCGAACGGTTGGGAAGCCTGGGCGGAACGGGTTAAGACCTTGTTTAAAGAGAAAAACTTTACTCCAACCATTGTGTTCAGCAGTGAAATTCAAGATAAAGCACCTTACGAAAAATATCTGAATCTTGAAGTGGAGTTAGTGGATCCAGAGCGTCGCTTTTTCAATGTATCTGCAACCAAAATTCGCAATAACCCATTCCATTACTGGAAATTTATTCCAAAAGAAGTTCGCCCATTCTTCGCTAAAACTATTGCTATTTTAGGTGGTGAAAGCAGCGGTAAATCGGTGTTGGTCAATAAATTATCCAGCGTCTTCAACACCACATCAGCGTGGGAATATGGTCGCGAATTCGTGTTTGAAAAACTGGGTGGTGATGAACAAGCAATGCAATATTCTGATTATCCGCAAATGGCGTTGGGCCACCAGCGATACATTGATTATGCAGTGCGCCATGCCACCAAAATTGCATTTGTAGATACAGATTTCATCACTACACAAGCCTTTTGCATACAATATGAAGGTAAAGCGCATCCGTTTCTGGATTCGATGATTAAAGAATATCCATTTGATGTCACTATTTTACTCAATAACAATACCAAATGGGTAGACGATGGGTTGCGTCGACTCGGTAACACCAAACAACGTCAGCGTTTTCAAGGGTTACTAAAAAAATTACTGGATAAACATAATATTCCTTATATCGAAATTGAATCACCGAGCTATTTAGAGCGATATAACCAAGTCAAAGCGATTGTGGAAAAAATCTTAAACGAAGAAGAATTACCCGAGTTACACGCAGAGCATAAAATTGAGGAGTAA
- the rplP gene encoding 50S ribosomal protein L16 gives MLQPKRTKFRKVHKGRNRGIAGGTEVSFGTFGLKAVGRGRLTARQIEAARRAMTRAVKRQGKIWIRVFPDKPITEKPLEVRMGKGKGNVEYWVALIQPGKVLYEMDGVSEEIARTAFALAAAKLPIKTTFVTKTVM, from the coding sequence ATGTTGCAACCAAAACGTACAAAATTCCGTAAAGTCCACAAAGGTCGTAACCGTGGTATTGCTGGTGGTACAGAAGTTAGCTTCGGTACTTTCGGTTTAAAAGCAGTTGGTCGTGGTCGTTTGACCGCACGTCAAATCGAAGCCGCTCGTCGTGCGATGACTCGTGCAGTTAAACGTCAAGGTAAAATCTGGATCCGTGTATTCCCAGATAAACCAATTACTGAAAAACCATTAGAAGTTCGTATGGGTAAAGGTAAAGGTAACGTTGAGTACTGGGTAGCCTTAATCCAGCCGGGCAAAGTCCTTTATGAAATGGATGGTGTGTCTGAAGAAATCGCAAGAACCGCATTTGCATTAGCAGCGGCAAAATTGCCAATCAAGACCACTTTCGTAACTAAAACGGTGATGTAA
- the yqiC gene encoding Uncharacterized protein conserved in bacteria: MLNPKKIEQIIQQIQDALPQGIKELGQDAEAKLKQTLQAQLSKLDLVTREEFDVQTQVLLRTREKLADLEKRLEQYLAQAEDKQTGN; encoded by the coding sequence ATGCTTAACCCGAAAAAAATTGAACAAATCATTCAACAAATTCAAGATGCTTTACCACAGGGTATCAAAGAATTAGGGCAAGATGCCGAAGCAAAATTAAAGCAAACGTTACAAGCGCAATTATCCAAATTGGATTTGGTCACTCGTGAAGAATTTGATGTACAAACGCAAGTCTTGCTACGTACCCGTGAAAAATTGGCAGACCTAGAAAAACGTTTAGAACAATATCTTGCCCAAGCGGAAGATAAACAAACTGGAAATTAA
- the rpmC gene encoding 50S ribosomal protein L29 has product MKAQELRTKTVEELNAELVNLLGEQFKLRMQAATGQLQQTHQLKQVRRSIAQVKTVLTEKAGE; this is encoded by the coding sequence ATGAAAGCTCAAGAACTACGTACAAAAACTGTTGAAGAGCTGAATGCTGAATTGGTTAACTTGTTAGGTGAGCAATTCAAATTGCGTATGCAAGCAGCCACCGGTCAGCTTCAACAAACCCATCAGTTAAAACAAGTGCGTCGCAGTATTGCACAAGTGAAAACTGTATTAACCGAGAAGGCGGGTGAGTAA
- the ribB gene encoding 3,4-dihydroxy-2-butanone 4-phosphate synthase: MNQSVLAPFGDSEQRVKNALEAFRQGNGVLVLDDEDRENEGDLIFPAETITPEQMAMLIRYGSGIVCLCITDELCKQLDLPPMVQHNTSANKTAFTVTIEAAKGVTTGVSASDRVTTIRAAIADGAKPEDLHRPGHVFPLRAQTEGVLVRRGHTEASIDLARLAGYKPAGVICEITNDNGSMARAPEIVAFAQKFGYPVVTIEDLVAYRLKYSV; this comes from the coding sequence ATGAATCAGTCAGTATTAGCGCCTTTCGGCGATTCAGAACAACGCGTTAAAAATGCACTTGAAGCCTTCAGACAAGGCAATGGCGTTTTAGTGCTGGATGACGAAGATCGTGAAAACGAAGGTGATCTTATTTTCCCGGCGGAAACGATTACGCCGGAACAAATGGCAATGTTAATCCGTTATGGCAGCGGGATTGTATGTCTTTGTATTACGGACGAATTATGTAAGCAATTGGATTTACCGCCAATGGTACAACATAACACTAGCGCTAATAAAACCGCATTTACCGTGACTATTGAGGCGGCAAAAGGTGTAACTACCGGTGTTTCTGCGTCTGATCGCGTGACCACGATTCGTGCCGCTATTGCTGATGGTGCGAAACCGGAAGATTTACATAGACCGGGACACGTATTTCCATTAAGAGCGCAAACTGAGGGCGTCCTTGTTCGCCGCGGTCATACTGAAGCATCTATCGATCTTGCCCGTCTCGCTGGTTACAAACCTGCAGGTGTTATTTGTGAAATTACCAATGACAATGGCTCCATGGCACGCGCTCCAGAAATCGTTGCATTTGCCCAAAAATTTGGCTACCCTGTTGTCACTATCGAAGATTTAGTGGCGTATCGTTTGAAATATTCGGTTTGA
- a CDS encoding metallophosphoesterase translates to MILFAGDPHGSYAHLYPFVENQKDLALIILGDLQLTNTDELDNLAKHCDLWFIHGNHDSKTTAAFESLWGSEWKKRNLHGRVVEIQGKRIAGLGGVFRGQIWMPPNKPLFLDPIHYCQYCSQEKIWRGGIPLRHRTSIFPSDIECLEQQKADILICHEAPKPHPSGFQIINSLAVKMSVSHVFHGHHHDNFDYLPLCDKTPFKVTNVGFRSLCNENGEYLLIGVDDRDK, encoded by the coding sequence ATGATTTTGTTTGCAGGTGACCCGCATGGAAGTTACGCTCACCTCTATCCCTTTGTTGAAAATCAGAAGGATTTGGCACTGATCATACTTGGCGATTTACAACTCACCAATACCGATGAATTAGATAATTTAGCGAAACATTGCGATCTCTGGTTTATCCATGGTAACCACGACAGCAAAACGACTGCCGCGTTTGAATCCTTGTGGGGATCGGAATGGAAAAAGCGCAATTTGCACGGTCGTGTAGTAGAAATTCAAGGTAAGCGCATTGCTGGACTCGGTGGTGTTTTTCGGGGGCAAATTTGGATGCCGCCGAATAAACCATTGTTTTTGGATCCCATCCACTATTGCCAATATTGTTCACAAGAAAAAATTTGGCGTGGAGGTATTCCCTTAAGACATCGCACATCAATTTTTCCATCAGATATTGAATGCCTTGAACAACAAAAAGCTGATATTTTAATCTGTCATGAGGCCCCAAAACCTCACCCCTCTGGTTTCCAAATTATCAATTCATTGGCAGTGAAAATGAGCGTTAGTCATGTATTTCATGGTCATCACCATGATAACTTTGACTATCTCCCACTCTGTGATAAAACCCCGTTTAAAGTCACCAACGTCGGTTTCCGCAGCCTTTGCAATGAAAACGGAGAATATCTGCTGATTGGCGTGGATGATCGGGATAAATAA
- the rbsC1_3 gene encoding ribose transport system permease protein RbsC-1 → MKITSNKILFITLAILAIILSIWTDDFATIENIYDITNNYSMLMILSCGLFIVLLSGGIDISFPAMTIISQYIMISLISHYEIGFLGVFFISCSIGILLGFVNAILVNKLNVPSIIITISTLNVFYGALLYITKGVWLYDYPEWFQEEIIFFKSIAEDGFTYGLSFQIIIALFAILLTGIIITKLTVGRQIYALGGNKDATSRIGFSILKLHLFAYGYMGLMSGLAGIVQSYTVQSVAPDSLLGYELTVLAAVVLGGTSLTGGKGSLLGTVMGVALLAIIQNGLNLLNVSSYWQMVITGCIIILSISLNAITNRKSFSY, encoded by the coding sequence ATGAAAATCACTAGCAATAAAATTCTCTTTATTACTCTTGCGATATTAGCAATTATTCTATCTATATGGACAGATGATTTTGCAACAATCGAGAATATTTATGATATTACAAATAACTATAGCATGTTAATGATTCTATCTTGTGGTTTATTTATTGTACTATTATCTGGAGGAATTGATATTTCTTTTCCGGCAATGACCATAATTTCACAATATATTATGATCTCACTCATCTCTCATTACGAGATTGGTTTTTTAGGGGTATTCTTTATATCTTGCTCAATTGGAATTTTATTAGGTTTTGTTAATGCTATTCTTGTTAATAAATTAAATGTCCCTTCTATTATTATTACGATATCTACTCTTAATGTATTCTATGGAGCACTACTTTATATTACTAAAGGTGTATGGTTATATGATTACCCAGAATGGTTTCAAGAAGAAATTATTTTCTTTAAATCTATTGCAGAAGATGGTTTTACATATGGATTATCATTCCAAATTATTATTGCTTTATTTGCAATTTTATTAACCGGTATTATTATCACCAAATTAACTGTCGGAAGACAGATCTATGCACTTGGCGGTAACAAAGATGCAACTTCTCGGATAGGATTTAGTATTTTAAAACTTCATTTATTTGCTTATGGATATATGGGGCTAATGTCAGGGCTTGCCGGTATTGTACAATCTTATACCGTACAATCAGTAGCCCCAGATTCTCTCTTAGGCTATGAACTTACTGTATTAGCCGCTGTTGTTCTAGGTGGAACCAGTTTAACTGGAGGAAAAGGCTCACTACTAGGAACAGTTATGGGGGTTGCGCTATTGGCTATAATTCAAAATGGACTTAATTTATTAAATGTTTCCTCTTATTGGCAAATGGTTATTACTGGCTGCATTATCATCCTCAGTATTAGTCTCAATGCAATAACAAACAGAAAAAGTTTCTCTTATTAA
- the araA gene encoding L-arabinose isomerase: MEFIKKLEVWFMVGSQHLYGEEALKQVQQHAQQVTQYLNQQCPFVQIKLKELATTPDDILRLCQAANNTDACIGVMAWMHTFSPAKMWIAGLSQLTKPLLQFHTQFYPTIPWNEIDMNYMNLHQTAHGDREFGFITARLRKPKTVLVGHWQSAEVKQKLDRWMRVITAIYDQKHLKIARFGDNMREVAVTEGDKVEAQIKFGYSVNGYGVYQLVECINQVSEQDAQQLVAEYEQCYQLVDCLKENGEKRTALLDSAKIELGLKTFLEKGGFHAFTDTFENLNGLKQLPGLAVQRLMQQGYGFGAEGDWKTAALVRALKVMSYGLTKGTSFMEDYTYNLDKQNELVLGAHMLEVCPSIAEDKPLLDIQPLGIGGKADPTRLIFSAKAGDAINTTIVDMGNRFRMIVADLEAVEKPQAMPKLPVGHAFWKLKPNFDIGTQAWVLAGGAHHSVFSLDIDAEMLQMFAEYLDIEFIHIHAETKLTDFKNQLHWNEMAYK; encoded by the coding sequence ATGGAGTTTATCAAAAAATTAGAAGTGTGGTTCATGGTTGGCAGCCAACATCTCTATGGAGAGGAGGCGCTAAAACAAGTACAACAACATGCACAACAAGTCACACAATATCTCAATCAACAATGCCCCTTTGTACAAATAAAATTAAAAGAATTAGCAACAACACCAGATGACATTTTACGGTTATGTCAAGCAGCTAATAATACGGATGCTTGTATCGGTGTGATGGCTTGGATGCATACTTTTTCACCTGCAAAAATGTGGATAGCCGGCTTATCACAATTAACCAAACCACTCTTACAATTCCATACTCAATTTTATCCAACAATTCCTTGGAATGAAATTGATATGAATTACATGAATTTACATCAAACTGCTCATGGCGATCGTGAGTTTGGCTTTATTACTGCACGTTTACGCAAACCTAAAACAGTGTTAGTCGGTCATTGGCAAAGTGCGGAAGTGAAGCAGAAACTGGATCGTTGGATGCGCGTAATTACTGCTATTTACGATCAAAAACACTTAAAAATTGCGCGATTTGGTGACAATATGCGTGAAGTCGCTGTTACTGAAGGTGATAAAGTTGAAGCTCAAATTAAATTTGGTTACAGCGTCAACGGATACGGTGTTTATCAATTAGTAGAATGTATCAATCAAGTATCCGAACAAGATGCACAACAATTGGTCGCAGAATATGAACAATGCTATCAATTAGTAGATTGCCTTAAAGAAAATGGCGAAAAACGTACCGCACTTTTAGACAGTGCCAAAATTGAACTCGGTCTAAAAACTTTCTTAGAAAAAGGCGGTTTCCATGCCTTCACCGATACCTTTGAAAATCTTAATGGACTAAAACAATTGCCAGGGTTAGCTGTACAGCGCTTAATGCAACAAGGTTATGGTTTTGGAGCGGAAGGTGATTGGAAAACAGCCGCCTTAGTCCGTGCATTAAAAGTAATGAGTTATGGTTTAACAAAAGGGACTTCTTTTATGGAGGACTACACCTACAATCTAGATAAACAAAACGAATTGGTGCTAGGCGCACATATGTTAGAAGTTTGTCCCTCAATTGCCGAAGATAAACCTTTATTAGATATTCAACCGCTCGGAATCGGTGGTAAAGCAGACCCTACCCGCTTAATTTTTAGCGCTAAGGCCGGTGATGCAATCAATACTACCATTGTGGATATGGGAAATCGATTTAGAATGATCGTTGCTGATTTAGAAGCGGTAGAAAAACCACAAGCTATGCCAAAATTACCCGTAGGTCACGCCTTTTGGAAATTAAAGCCAAATTTTGATATCGGAACACAGGCTTGGGTACTTGCCGGCGGCGCACATCACAGTGTATTTAGCTTAGATATTGACGCCGAAATGCTACAGATGTTTGCCGAATACTTGGATATTGAATTTATACATATCCATGCAGAAACCAAATTAACCGATTTCAAAAACCAATTACATTGGAATGAAATGGCTTATAAATAA
- the rpsQ gene encoding 30S ribosomal protein S17: MTDKIRTVQGKVVSDKMDKSFVVAIERKVKHPLYGKFIRRTTKLHVHDENNEAKLGDVVEIRECRPLSKTKSHTLVRVVEKAVA, translated from the coding sequence ATGACTGATAAAATTCGTACCGTGCAAGGTAAAGTTGTAAGTGACAAAATGGATAAATCCTTTGTTGTTGCTATCGAACGTAAGGTTAAACACCCACTTTATGGTAAGTTTATCCGTCGTACAACTAAATTACATGTACACGATGAAAACAACGAAGCGAAATTAGGTGATGTTGTTGAAATTAGAGAGTGTCGCCCACTTTCTAAAACTAAATCTCACACTTTAGTTCGCGTTGTTGAAAAAGCTGTAGCTTAA
- a CDS encoding ribulokinase, with protein sequence MNTGTMINENISLGIEFGSTRIKAVLIDPEGNILASGGFNWENQLIDDVWTYSQQDIWFGVQEAYRNLVQSVQQKYHTSIRKVNAIGISAMMHGYMPFDQYKNLLVPFRTWRNNITENSAQKLTALFQHNIPQRWSIAHLYQAILNEESHLPQIDYMTTLSGYVHWCLTDQKVLGIGDASGMFPIDPQCNNYDVSMLNAFNQLIEDKHYIWKIDNILPKVLVAGENAGYLTEQGAKLIDPSGMLQAGCPLCPPEGDAGTGMVATNSIKEKSGNISAGTSAFAMIVLEKTLSQVYENLDIVTTPAGKTVAMAHANNCTTDINAWMKIFSECLTAFGIPHTSTQLYETLFTQALTGDEDCGQVLSYGFYSGEHSLDLSSGCPLLIHPTQSKFNLANLIRAQLYSAFAAMKLGMDILTQQEKVEISQILAHGGIFKTQNVASKILASALNIPIMTMETATEGGAWGIALLANYLHHAPHLSLEQYLDQIIFQKFEMNTSQPSKAMAEGYEKFMQHYKKGLPIVQAAIKVR encoded by the coding sequence ATGAATACAGGGACAATGATTAATGAAAATATTAGTTTAGGCATAGAATTCGGTTCAACTAGAATTAAAGCGGTACTAATTGATCCCGAAGGTAATATCCTAGCTAGTGGAGGGTTTAATTGGGAAAACCAATTAATTGATGATGTTTGGACATATTCTCAACAAGATATTTGGTTTGGTGTACAAGAAGCTTATCGAAATTTAGTTCAATCAGTGCAGCAGAAATATCATACCTCTATCCGTAAAGTAAATGCGATCGGTATTAGCGCGATGATGCATGGCTATATGCCTTTTGATCAGTATAAAAATTTACTCGTCCCATTCCGCACATGGCGTAATAATATTACTGAAAATTCTGCGCAAAAACTAACCGCTCTTTTTCAGCATAATATTCCACAACGCTGGAGCATTGCACATCTTTACCAAGCTATTTTGAACGAAGAAAGTCATCTTCCGCAAATTGATTATATGACCACACTCTCAGGTTATGTGCATTGGTGTTTGACTGATCAAAAAGTCTTAGGAATTGGTGATGCCTCTGGGATGTTCCCAATTGATCCACAGTGCAATAATTATGACGTATCCATGCTAAATGCATTTAATCAACTCATCGAGGACAAACATTATATTTGGAAGATAGATAACATTTTGCCAAAAGTATTGGTTGCTGGAGAAAATGCGGGGTATCTAACCGAACAAGGGGCTAAATTAATCGATCCAAGCGGAATGTTACAAGCCGGCTGCCCGTTATGTCCTCCAGAAGGCGATGCAGGAACCGGCATGGTCGCGACTAATAGCATCAAAGAAAAAAGCGGTAACATTTCCGCTGGCACATCTGCTTTTGCTATGATTGTATTAGAAAAAACACTTTCACAAGTTTATGAAAACTTAGATATAGTTACCACTCCGGCAGGAAAAACCGTTGCTATGGCACATGCCAATAACTGTACGACGGATATTAATGCTTGGATGAAAATATTTAGTGAATGTTTAACCGCTTTTGGCATACCTCATACGTCAACCCAGCTGTATGAAACTTTGTTTACTCAAGCCTTGACCGGAGATGAAGATTGTGGACAAGTGTTATCTTATGGATTCTATTCCGGTGAACACAGCCTTGATTTATCTAGTGGTTGCCCACTACTTATCCACCCAACGCAAAGTAAATTTAATTTGGCCAACCTCATCCGAGCTCAACTTTATAGCGCATTCGCAGCGATGAAATTGGGCATGGATATTCTTACTCAACAAGAAAAAGTTGAAATCTCACAAATTTTGGCACATGGTGGCATTTTTAAAACACAAAATGTCGCCTCAAAAATTTTAGCTTCAGCCTTAAATATTCCAATTATGACGATGGAAACAGCAACTGAAGGTGGAGCATGGGGAATTGCGTTACTCGCCAATTACCTTCACCATGCGCCACACCTATCTTTAGAACAGTATTTGGATCAAATTATTTTTCAAAAATTTGAAATGAACACGTCACAACCAAGCAAGGCGATGGCGGAAGGATATGAAAAATTTATGCAACATTACAAAAAAGGATTGCCTATTGTGCAAGCCGCCATAAAAGTGCGGTAG
- the rbsC1_4 gene encoding ribose transport system permease protein RbsC-1 — protein sequence MKNITDTSIKYLLILFIISIISFSILIPDIFWSISNFQSMASQIPVLGILTLAMAITILTGGINLSIIATMNACSLIIAYFSTQFDDNSYIILGIIISLLCALIIGLINGTLIAVIRVSPILATLGTMTLINGLNILVTNGSTIANYPNIILNINASTFFLIPLPIIIFLVLFLFVWIFLEKNTTGKAIYFIGNNEKATFYSGINTKKILIYVYIISAILCVFAGLLMMSKLNSAKASYGDSYLLTSILATVLGGFNPDGGRGRFLGIILALILLQIIESGLNMLGVSSYITMILWGSLLILFIFLQKNTLFTKA from the coding sequence ATGAAAAATATCACTGATACTTCCATCAAGTATTTACTTATTTTATTTATTATTTCCATAATATCATTTAGCATATTAATACCAGATATTTTTTGGTCTATATCAAATTTTCAATCAATGGCCTCACAAATACCAGTATTAGGGATATTAACATTAGCAATGGCGATTACTATATTAACTGGAGGAATTAATTTATCTATTATTGCAACAATGAATGCTTGTTCTTTAATAATTGCCTATTTTTCAACTCAATTCGATGATAACAGTTATATAATACTAGGAATCATTATAAGTTTATTATGTGCATTAATTATTGGTCTAATTAATGGTACACTAATTGCAGTTATTAGAGTCTCACCAATCCTAGCTACCTTAGGAACAATGACATTAATAAATGGATTAAATATATTAGTAACTAATGGTTCAACAATTGCTAATTATCCTAACATAATTTTAAATATTAATGCATCTACGTTTTTTCTTATCCCATTACCGATCATTATATTTTTAGTCTTATTCTTATTTGTATGGATTTTCTTGGAAAAAAACACAACAGGGAAAGCTATTTACTTTATCGGAAATAATGAAAAAGCCACTTTCTACTCTGGAATTAACACAAAAAAAATCTTAATTTATGTTTATATTATTTCGGCAATTCTCTGTGTTTTTGCAGGGTTACTAATGATGTCAAAACTAAACTCAGCTAAAGCTTCTTATGGCGATTCTTATCTACTAACATCCATCCTTGCGACCGTCTTAGGAGGATTTAATCCTGATGGAGGGAGAGGGCGTTTTCTTGGCATTATACTTGCCCTCATTTTATTACAAATCATAGAAAGTGGATTAAATATGTTAGGAGTAAGTAGTTATATCACAATGATATTATGGGGATCATTACTTATCTTATTCATATTTTTACAAAAAAATACATTATTTACTAAAGCTTAA